The Flavobacterium faecale genomic sequence GGGCTTCGGGATGGAAATCGCCAATTTATTGCGATAATAGATTAATTCTATCTTTTCCAGCCATTCGAAATTATGTAAGAGATGAATTTTCTAAGAACATAGAAAAACAATTTGGAAAACCTGATGTTATTGCAGGAGTAGCTACTGGTGCCATCGGGATCGGAATACTTGTTGCTGAAAGCATGGGCCTACCGTTTGTATACGTTCGCCCAGAACCAAAAAAGCATGGTCGCCAAAACCAAGTGGAAGGATTTTTGCAAAAAGGTCAAAATGTTGTGGTTGTAGAGGATCTTATCAGTACAGGTAACAGCAGTTTAATGGCTGTTGAAGCACTGAGAGCTGCCGGAGCAAACATTAAAGGTATGGCAGCAATTTTCACCTATGGGTTTGAAGTAGCTGACAACAATTTCAAAGCCGCTAATATCGATTTGTACACCTTGAGTAACTACCAAAACTTATTGAACCTAGCGGTAGCCAAAAAATACGTAACTGAAAAAGAAGAACAAACATTGAGAGAATGGAGCGTAACACCTTCAACTTGGAATGTTGGAAATGATAAATAACCACGAATGAATTTAGAAAGCCCAAAAACAACCGTTGCTAAATCAGCTCAAGAATTATTCAATTCTTTATCTGATGTAAAGAACTTTGAACAATTAATGCCAGATAATATTGCTAAATTCGAAGTGACAGGAGAAGACTCTTTTATCTTTGGACTAAAAGGGATGCCAGAAATTAAATTGAAGGTGAAAGAAAAAATTGCACCTAGCAAAATAATTTTAGGAGCTGCTAGCGATAAATTACCTTTTACCCTGGTAGCCAATATCGAAAGTATATCTGAAAATTCAAGTGAAATCCAATTTAACTTTGATGGTGAATTTAATGCCATGATGGCAATGATGGTAAAAGGACCCATCAGTAAATTAATTGAAACGTTATCAGCTAACGCTGCAAAATTATAAAAACTCTTACTGAATATATAAACATCCCTTTTGGTTTCTAACTAAAAGGGATGTTTTTTTTTTATTAACTAATACAACATCTGAACTTCTTTAACTCTATACTTTTCGATAGTATCATCTTCCAATAGTACTTCAAGTTCACCTTCCTTATTTACACTTTGAATAATTCCCATAAAATCATGTCCAGTGATTTCTTTTCGAAAAGCCATTGGAATACCCTTTTTAAACAAAAGACTTAAATAACTATCCCACAATAGTTGTGGGTTATTTTTCGAAAGAGCACAATTCTTCTGCATTTCGAATAAAATACTATTTAAAATAGCATCACGATCATATAGTTTTTTGGTAATTACTTGCAATGAAGAGGCTTTGGGTAACGGTCCAAAATCAAGTTGATTTACATTTAGACCCAAACCAATGACGGAATTTATACTGCCATCAGCTTTTATATTATTTTCGATTAAAATGCCACCAACCTTAAAATTGTATGACATAATGTCGTTTGGCCACTTTATGCGCAACCCTGGTATTTCGAACTGCTGTAATGCCTCTATAATTGACACCGCTACAGCTATATTTAAATCAAAAACCGCAGTAATATCCTTAACAGAATTTTTAATAAAAACACTCATTATAAGGTTCTTACCCTCTTCCGTAACCCAAACAGCACCCATTTGACCTCTACCTTTAGTTTGTGATTCAGCAGTTACCACAGTAAAACTCTGCAAATCCTCTTTTACAGCTAATTGTTTTAAATAGTCATTAGTTGAATCTATGGCATTGAGTTTGATTAGTTTCATTCAGTTATTTTTTAGAAAATGCGAACTTAATATTATGTTAAGGTTCAAAAATAATGACAAAAAATGATAACTTTACAAACTTATACATACAAAATAGTTCATGGCGAAAAAAACAGTAAATAATGATGACCTTTTAGCAAACATCATTAAAGGAATAGAAGAAGTAAAAGGAAACGATATTGACATTCTAGATTTAAGAGACATAGATACATCAGTTTGTGATTATTTCGTTATCTGTAACGGTAATTCAAATACGCAGGTTAACGCCATTGTAAACTCCATCCAAAAAACAGTTTCAAAAGAATTAAAAGATAAGCCTTGGCATATTGAAGGGACTGACAATGCCGAATGGGTACTTATGGATTATGTTAACATCGTAGTACATGTTTTCCAAAAACACATTAGAGAATATTATAACATTGAAAGCCTTTGGGGTGATGCAAAAATCACTACAATCGAAAACAAATACTAAAAAGACTATACAAACAGAATGGCAAAAAGTAATAATCCCAACCCTAATAAATTTAAAATCAGTTCATGGTTAGTTTATCCTGCCATTTTGATTATATTTCTATTAATTAGTGTCGCAACAGGAGGTTCCAACATGCAGGAACCCGCTCAACTTACCTCCTCTAAATTCAACGTTTTTTTAGAAAAAGGGCAAATTGAAAAAGTAATTGTTTACAATAAGACAGAAGCAGAAGTATTTCTTAAACCAGATGCTTTAAAACTTCCTGAGCATAAAAAAGTTTCAAAAGATATTTTTGACAGACCAAATACAAAAGGACCACAGTATACTTTTGAAATTGGTAACGATCAAATATTTCAAACAAAACTAGAAGCAGCAGTTGCTGAAGGAAAATTGAAAGATTTCAATTTCCTTGCAAAAAGCAATTGGTCTGATATCTTGATTAGTTTATTACCTATCATTATTTTGATCGGTGTTTGGTTGTTCATCATGAGAAAAATGTCAGGCGGCGGCGGTGGCGGCGGCGGACAAATTTTTAACATCGGAAAATCAAAAGCGAAACTTTTTGACGAAAAGACAGATGTTAAAACAACATTTAAAGATGTAGCTGGACTAGAAGGTGCAAAAGAAGAAATACAAGAAATTGTAGAATTCTTGAAAAACCCTGAAAAATACACCAACTTAGGAGGTAAAATACCAAAAGGAGCACTACTTGTAGGACCTCCTGGAACAGGTAAAACATTACTTGCAAAAGCAGTAGCAGGTGAAGCTCAGGTTCCATTTTTCTCTCTGTCAGGTTCTGACTTTGTTGAAATGTTTGTAGGTGTAGGTGCTTCAAGAGTACGTGACCTTTTTAAACAAGCAAAAGAAAAATCTCCTGCCATCATTTTTATTGACGAAATTGATGCTGTGGGTAGAGCAAGAGGAAAAAACAATATGTCAGGTGGTAATGACGAACGTGAAAACACACTAAATCAATTACTGACAGAGATGGACGGTTTTGGAAGCGACTCAAACGTAATTGTTTTGGCAGCAACCAATAGAGCTGATGTTTTAGACAAAGCATTAATGCGTGCCGGACGTTTTGACAGACAAATATTTGTAGACTTACCAGACATTCGTGAGCGTGCAGAAATTTTCAAAGTACACTTAGCACCCTTGAAAAAAGTAGAAGGATTGGATTTGGACTTCTTGGCCAAACAAACTCCTGGTTTCTCTGGAGCAGATATTGCTAACGTGTGTAATGAAGCGGCATTGATTGCAGCTCGTTACAACAAAACAGCCGTAGACAAACAAGATTTCCTTGATGCCGTTGACAGAATAGTTGGTGGACTAGAAAAGAAAAATAAAATTGTAACACCAGAAGAAAAAAGAGCTATTGCTATTCACGAAGCTGGTCACGCAACAGTAAGCTGGATGCTTGAGCATGCAGCGCCGCTTATCAAAGTAACAATTGTACCTAGAGGTCAAAGTTTAGGAGCAGCATGGTATTTGCCAGAAGAACGTCAGATTGTGCGTCCTGATCAAATGCTTGATGAAATGTGTGCCACTATGGGAGGAAGAGCTGCTGAAAAAGTAACCTTCAACCGTATTTCGACTGGAGCTTTGAGCGATTTAGAAAAAGTAACCAAACAAGCACGTGCTATGGTTACAATCTATGGTTTGAATGATAAGATTGGAAACGTAACCTATTATGATTCTACAGGACAAAGTGAGTACAGTTTTTCAAAACCGTATTCTGAGGAAACTGCAAAGGTGATCGATAGCGAAATTTCATTATTAATCGAAGGTCAATACCAAAGAGCGATAACAATTCTAGAGGAAAACAAAGACAAATTAAACGAATTAGCTAACATTTTGATCGAAAAAGAGGTAATCTTTAAAGATGATTTGGAAACTATTTTCGGAAAAAGAACCTTTGACAAAAATTTAGGAGAAGTAGTTTCTTAAGAAAAACAACATGGCATTTGACCTTATTGTCTTTTGAATCTTCGACACTTGGTATTTCAATATCCTAGATAGTCGCAAAAAAAGGGATTATAAGGTCTCAGCACCAAACAATATATTATTCCGGCAATTTTAGCCCTATTTATGTTGGACTTTATAGTACACTTTTACAAGGATATTATACAAATCTTGTAAAAGTTACTAACATATTTATTTTAAAATCTTAATTCAAAAAAACACTTTTGAATTAAGATTTTTTTATCTTTGAACGTTTTTCAGATAATAAATAAAGCACCTTTTCAACATATGAATATTTTCAGTAAACTTTTTGGCTCTAGTAATGCAACTTCCAAAGAAGAAAATAATAAAGAAAATAAAGCTTCTTTACCTGAAAACAATCTGTCTATAGACGAACAGTTTATTTTTAACTTCAAGAAAAATGGCGGTAAATTTTTATATTGCGAAAATAGTGAAGAAGTAAAAGAGCAGTTCGAAAATATACTTCAAGAAAACGATTGGTACGAAAGTCAAGTTTTGTGCTACGAACCAACTCTTTTCACGCTTTTGGACGAAAACAAATTGGTGTACAATAAAGTAACCAACCCAAAATTTCTTTTCTCTACATGTGAAAATTTAATTGCAGAGGAAGGTTCAATTTTGTTCTCTTCAAAGCAAATCAAACAACACAAACCATACGAGTTACCAACAAACATCATTATCATGGCTAAGACTAGTCAGATTTTGGGTTTCAAAACTGATGGCCTAAGTGCTATCAAAAGAAAATACGAAGGAGACTATCCTACGAACATTACAGCCATTAAGTATTTCGAAAAGGCAAAGGAAGAAGATTTTACTCAATACGGAAGTTCTGCAAAGAACCTATATTTACTGCTTTTAGAAGATCTTTAAGATGAATGAGACCCTCAAGAGATCCATATCTGGCGCTGTTTATATTATTTTACTAATATCCTGCCTCTTAT encodes the following:
- the pyrE gene encoding orotate phosphoribosyltransferase, whose product is MIFNKDTAEKTAELLLQINAIKLNPGNPFTWASGWKSPIYCDNRLILSFPAIRNYVRDEFSKNIEKQFGKPDVIAGVATGAIGIGILVAESMGLPFVYVRPEPKKHGRQNQVEGFLQKGQNVVVVEDLISTGNSSLMAVEALRAAGANIKGMAAIFTYGFEVADNNFKAANIDLYTLSNYQNLLNLAVAKKYVTEKEEQTLREWSVTPSTWNVGNDK
- a CDS encoding orotate phosphoribosyltransferase; the encoded protein is MNLESPKTTVAKSAQELFNSLSDVKNFEQLMPDNIAKFEVTGEDSFIFGLKGMPEIKLKVKEKIAPSKIILGAASDKLPFTLVANIESISENSSEIQFNFDGEFNAMMAMMVKGPISKLIETLSANAAKL
- a CDS encoding biotin--[acetyl-CoA-carboxylase] ligase — its product is MKLIKLNAIDSTNDYLKQLAVKEDLQSFTVVTAESQTKGRGQMGAVWVTEEGKNLIMSVFIKNSVKDITAVFDLNIAVAVSIIEALQQFEIPGLRIKWPNDIMSYNFKVGGILIENNIKADGSINSVIGLGLNVNQLDFGPLPKASSLQVITKKLYDRDAILNSILFEMQKNCALSKNNPQLLWDSYLSLLFKKGIPMAFRKEITGHDFMGIIQSVNKEGELEVLLEDDTIEKYRVKEVQMLY
- the rsfS gene encoding ribosome silencing factor yields the protein MAKKTVNNDDLLANIIKGIEEVKGNDIDILDLRDIDTSVCDYFVICNGNSNTQVNAIVNSIQKTVSKELKDKPWHIEGTDNAEWVLMDYVNIVVHVFQKHIREYYNIESLWGDAKITTIENKY
- the ftsH gene encoding ATP-dependent zinc metalloprotease FtsH, with amino-acid sequence MAKSNNPNPNKFKISSWLVYPAILIIFLLISVATGGSNMQEPAQLTSSKFNVFLEKGQIEKVIVYNKTEAEVFLKPDALKLPEHKKVSKDIFDRPNTKGPQYTFEIGNDQIFQTKLEAAVAEGKLKDFNFLAKSNWSDILISLLPIIILIGVWLFIMRKMSGGGGGGGGQIFNIGKSKAKLFDEKTDVKTTFKDVAGLEGAKEEIQEIVEFLKNPEKYTNLGGKIPKGALLVGPPGTGKTLLAKAVAGEAQVPFFSLSGSDFVEMFVGVGASRVRDLFKQAKEKSPAIIFIDEIDAVGRARGKNNMSGGNDERENTLNQLLTEMDGFGSDSNVIVLAATNRADVLDKALMRAGRFDRQIFVDLPDIRERAEIFKVHLAPLKKVEGLDLDFLAKQTPGFSGADIANVCNEAALIAARYNKTAVDKQDFLDAVDRIVGGLEKKNKIVTPEEKRAIAIHEAGHATVSWMLEHAAPLIKVTIVPRGQSLGAAWYLPEERQIVRPDQMLDEMCATMGGRAAEKVTFNRISTGALSDLEKVTKQARAMVTIYGLNDKIGNVTYYDSTGQSEYSFSKPYSEETAKVIDSEISLLIEGQYQRAITILEENKDKLNELANILIEKEVIFKDDLETIFGKRTFDKNLGEVVS
- a CDS encoding lactate utilization protein B/C, producing the protein MNIFSKLFGSSNATSKEENNKENKASLPENNLSIDEQFIFNFKKNGGKFLYCENSEEVKEQFENILQENDWYESQVLCYEPTLFTLLDENKLVYNKVTNPKFLFSTCENLIAEEGSILFSSKQIKQHKPYELPTNIIIMAKTSQILGFKTDGLSAIKRKYEGDYPTNITAIKYFEKAKEEDFTQYGSSAKNLYLLLLEDL